Proteins from one Setaria italica strain Yugu1 chromosome V, Setaria_italica_v2.0, whole genome shotgun sequence genomic window:
- the LOC101758141 gene encoding epsin-3, whose translation MEAPFFHELRRQASSYLTGKIRSARLALTDVTPTQLMTEEATNGDASPPNVKTMGLIARQAFEIDEYVRIADILHSRFASFDRRQWREAYKALLLLEHLLTHGPRSVAAEFQKDRDAIDRMASFQHIDEKGFNWGVTVKSKSERVLKLLERGPFLEEERERARKIAREIKGFGSFNLSSASRALEQPQPGEEDGSRGYGRSNSQYEERWRRQDDDCDGDGGRGYGRSNPSQVEERWRQEEGDDGDKENLITRPEPPRVAREVEAEEPHHRHPFHGFGQQRPEAMLLLSQ comes from the exons ATGGAAGCGCCCTTCTTCCACGAGCTCAGGCGCCAGGCGTCCTCCTACCTCACCGGCAAGATCCGCTCCGCGCGGCTCGCACTCACCGACGTCACCCCGACGCAGCT CATGACGGAGGAGGCGACGAACGGGGACGCGTCGCCTCCGAACGTCAAGACGATGGGGCTCATAGCCCGGCAGGCGTTTGAGATCGACGAGTACGTCAGGATCGCCGACATCCTCCACAGTCGCTTCGCGAGCTTCGACCGGAGGCAGTGGCGGGAGGCCTACAaggcgctcctcctcctggagcACCTCCTCACGCACGGGCCCCGCAGCGTCGCCGCCGAGTTTCAGAAGGACAGGGACGCCATCGACCGGATGGCCTCCTTCCAGCACATCGACGAGAAAGG CTTCAACTGGGGCGTGACGGTGAAGAGCAAGTCGGAGCGGGTGCTCAAGCTGCTGGAGCGGGGGCCGTTCCTGGAGGAGGAGCGCGAACGGGCGCGCAAGATCGCGCGCGAGATCAAGGGCTTCGGCAGCTTCAACCTCAGCAGCGCGTCGCGGGCCCTGGAGCAGCCACAACCAGGTGAGGAGGACGGCAGCCGTGGCTACGGCCGGAGCAACTCGCAGTacgaggagcggtggcggcgccagGACGACGActgcgacggcgacggtggccgCGGCTACGGCCGGAGCAACCCGTCGCAGGTCGAGGAGCGGTGGAGGCAAGAGGAGGGCGATGACGGTGACAAGGAGAACCTGATAACAAGGCCGGAGCCGCCGCGGGTCGCGCGggaagtggaggcggaggagccgcACCATCGCCACCCGTTCCACGGGTTCGGGCAGCAGCGGCCGGAGGCGATGCTGCTCCTGAGCCAGTAA
- the LOC101757728 gene encoding uncharacterized protein LOC101757728, translating into MAHEDGWPLGLGALNVGAGVLRGVDLSGSASFDTTFTSSHPTSSLPSTDFDTESAWSLPRHGGGGMTLASLIGLVDAMESRRRPSARAGRSSGRLRALLLSLCLRSHLENGSGAPSLREFLEMERRAGGASSHVHEL; encoded by the exons ATGGCGCATGAG GACGGCTGGCCTCTCGGATTGGGCGCTCTGAATGTCGGAGCTGGAGTGCTCAGAGGCGTCGATCTGTCAGGCTCGGCCTCCTTCGACACGACCTTCACCTCCTCACACCCCACTTCATCCTTGCCTTCGACTGATTTCGACACAGAG TCGGCCTGGTCCTTGCCGCgccacggcggtggcggcatgaCGCTGGCGAGCCTGATCGGCCTCGTGGACGCCATGGAGAGCCGGCGCCGCCCGAGCGCGAGGGCGGGCAGGAGCAGCGGCAGGCTCAGGGCGCTGCTGCTCTCGCTCTGCCTCCGGAGCCACCTGGAGAACGGAAGCGGGGCGCCGTCGCTCCGCGAGTTCCTCGAGATGGAGAGGCGAGCCGGTGGAGCATCCAGCCATGTCCACGAGCTATGA
- the LOC101758552 gene encoding fasciclin-like arabinogalactan protein 4 isoform X1 — MGRGSGAAPVSPRLALEVAVLALLAAAAALPSPAAGVNVTAVLSAFPNFADFARLLASTPVAGELAGRSSLTLLAVPNANLPRSPSAFAAGAGADIADVLRYHVLLEYLSPFDLAHLPASGKLVTTLFQTTGRAPSDLGAVNLTAGANSTVVVRSPAPSPGSNATVLGAVTAVPYNLSVLAVGGLIVPSGFDLAASESRPPPPVNITRVLTDARGFNVAASMLQASGVVSEFEGDEHGAGITVFVPTDDAFAGLPATDHLQSLPAERKAVVLRFHVLHSYYPLGSLESIVNPVQPTLATEYTEAGRFTLNITRVNGSIAIDTGVVQASITRTVFDQNPVSVFAVSKVLLPKEMFSRGDSESTAMAPPSATMAPGDAGNERTPPTRLSSPPDLHGEDSESSAALATANGISWCCIGFMYLQLHLLLSLL; from the exons ATGGGGAGAGGCTCGGGCGCCGCTCCCGTCTCGCCGCGCCTCGCGCTTGAGGTTGCGGTGCTGGCgctgctcgcggcggcggccgcgctgcCTTCCCCCGCGGCCGGGGTCAACGTCACGGCCGTGCTCTCGGCGTTCCCCAACTTCGCCGACTTCGCGCGACTGCTGGCGTCCACCCCCGTGGCCGGGGAGCTGGCCGGGAGGTCCTCGCTGACGCTGCTGGCCGTGCCGAATGCCAACCTGCCGCGGTCGCCATCGGCGttcgcggccggcgccggcgccgacatCGCCGACGTGCTGCGGTACCACGTCCTGCTCGAGTACCTCTCCCCGTTCGACCTCGCCCACCTCCCCGCGTCCGGGAAGCTCGTGACGACGCTGTTCCAGACCACGGGCCGCGCGCCCTCCGACCTCGGCGCCGTCAACCTCACCGCGGGGGCAAACTCCACCGTCGTGgtccgctcgccggcgccgtccccgGGGTCCAACGCCACCGTCCTCGGCGCCGTGACCGCGGTGCCCTACAACCTCAGCGTCCTCGCTGTGGGTGGCCTTATCGTCCCTTCCGGATTCGACCTCGCGGCCTCCGAGAGCCGTCCGCCCCCGCCGGTGAACATCACCCGGGTCCTCACCGACGCGCGGGGATTCAACGTGGCGGCCTCCATGCTGCAGGCTTCCGGTGTGGTGAGCGAATTTGAGGGCGACGAGCACGGCGCCGGCATCACCGTCTTCGTCCCCACCGACGATGCCTTCGCCGGCCTCCCCGCCACCGACCACCTCCAGTCCCTCCCGGCTGAGCGCAAGGCCGTTGTGCTCCGCTTCCACGTGCTGCACTCCTACTACCCGCTCGGCTCCCTCGAGTCCATCGTGAACCCCGTCCAGCCCACGCTCGCGACTGAGTACACCGAGGCTGGCCGCTTCACCCTAAATATAACCCGCGTCAATGGCTCCATTGCCATTGACACCGGCGTCGTGCAGGCATCCATCACCCGCACGGTGTTCGACCAAAACCCTGTGTCAGTCTTCGCCGTCTCCAAGGTTCTACTACCCAAGGAAATGTTCAGCCGGGGGGATTCTGAGAGCACTGCCATGGCACCACCTTCAGCCACAATGGCACCCGGCGACGCCGGGAACGAGCGGACACCGCCGACAAGGCTGTCATCCCCGCCTGACCTGCACGGCGAAGATAGTGAGTCGTCAGCTGCTTTGGCGACAGCAAATGGGATTTCTTGGTGTTGTATAGGATTCATGTATCTACAGCTGCATCTGTTACTATCTCTG CTTTGA
- the LOC101758552 gene encoding fasciclin-like arabinogalactan protein 4 isoform X2, which translates to MGRGSGAAPVSPRLALEVAVLALLAAAAALPSPAAGVNVTAVLSAFPNFADFARLLASTPVAGELAGRSSLTLLAVPNANLPRSPSAFAAGAGADIADVLRYHVLLEYLSPFDLAHLPASGKLVTTLFQTTGRAPSDLGAVNLTAGANSTVVVRSPAPSPGSNATVLGAVTAVPYNLSVLAVGGLIVPSGFDLAASESRPPPPVNITRVLTDARGFNVAASMLQASGVVSEFEGDEHGAGITVFVPTDDAFAGLPATDHLQSLPAERKAVVLRFHVLHSYYPLGSLESIVNPVQPTLATEYTEAGRFTLNITRVNGSIAIDTGVVQASITRTVFDQNPVSVFAVSKVLLPKEMFSRGDSESTAMAPPSATMAPGDAGNERTPPTRLSSPPDLHGEDSESSAALATANGISWCCIGFMYLQLHLLLSLV; encoded by the coding sequence ATGGGGAGAGGCTCGGGCGCCGCTCCCGTCTCGCCGCGCCTCGCGCTTGAGGTTGCGGTGCTGGCgctgctcgcggcggcggccgcgctgcCTTCCCCCGCGGCCGGGGTCAACGTCACGGCCGTGCTCTCGGCGTTCCCCAACTTCGCCGACTTCGCGCGACTGCTGGCGTCCACCCCCGTGGCCGGGGAGCTGGCCGGGAGGTCCTCGCTGACGCTGCTGGCCGTGCCGAATGCCAACCTGCCGCGGTCGCCATCGGCGttcgcggccggcgccggcgccgacatCGCCGACGTGCTGCGGTACCACGTCCTGCTCGAGTACCTCTCCCCGTTCGACCTCGCCCACCTCCCCGCGTCCGGGAAGCTCGTGACGACGCTGTTCCAGACCACGGGCCGCGCGCCCTCCGACCTCGGCGCCGTCAACCTCACCGCGGGGGCAAACTCCACCGTCGTGgtccgctcgccggcgccgtccccgGGGTCCAACGCCACCGTCCTCGGCGCCGTGACCGCGGTGCCCTACAACCTCAGCGTCCTCGCTGTGGGTGGCCTTATCGTCCCTTCCGGATTCGACCTCGCGGCCTCCGAGAGCCGTCCGCCCCCGCCGGTGAACATCACCCGGGTCCTCACCGACGCGCGGGGATTCAACGTGGCGGCCTCCATGCTGCAGGCTTCCGGTGTGGTGAGCGAATTTGAGGGCGACGAGCACGGCGCCGGCATCACCGTCTTCGTCCCCACCGACGATGCCTTCGCCGGCCTCCCCGCCACCGACCACCTCCAGTCCCTCCCGGCTGAGCGCAAGGCCGTTGTGCTCCGCTTCCACGTGCTGCACTCCTACTACCCGCTCGGCTCCCTCGAGTCCATCGTGAACCCCGTCCAGCCCACGCTCGCGACTGAGTACACCGAGGCTGGCCGCTTCACCCTAAATATAACCCGCGTCAATGGCTCCATTGCCATTGACACCGGCGTCGTGCAGGCATCCATCACCCGCACGGTGTTCGACCAAAACCCTGTGTCAGTCTTCGCCGTCTCCAAGGTTCTACTACCCAAGGAAATGTTCAGCCGGGGGGATTCTGAGAGCACTGCCATGGCACCACCTTCAGCCACAATGGCACCCGGCGACGCCGGGAACGAGCGGACACCGCCGACAAGGCTGTCATCCCCGCCTGACCTGCACGGCGAAGATAGTGAGTCGTCAGCTGCTTTGGCGACAGCAAATGGGATTTCTTGGTGTTGTATAGGATTCATGTATCTACAGCTGCATCTGTTACTATCTCTGGTATGA